In Verrucomicrobiales bacterium, the genomic window CAGAACTTCCAAGCGGGTGGCACCCTTGACTTCAAGCCCGAATTCCGTCGCAACCGCCCGCAGAAGCTCGTCGTTGTTTAGCACCGGGTTCAATATCAGCGCAGTGGAGAAATTTTTGCCGAGCTCTTCCAACAATGCTCGGCAGAGAGTGGTCTTGCCAGCTCCCACCTCCCCAGTCAGCTGAACGAACCCTTTGCGTTCCCGAATGCCGTAGAGCATGTGGTTGAACGCTTCCCGATGGCGCGCGCTATAGAATAAAAACCGCGGATTAGGTGTAATCGTGAACGGCGGTTCAGTTAGACCATAGTATTCCAAATACACACTGCCTTGGGAGCAAACTACGGGCCGATCTTCGAAACGAGCCTAGAGCGGCATATATTGCCCCCTAGCTGACCGATGCCAACTGGGATTCGGGCCGCAGGCAGACGTGGCGCAATAGGCCACCCTCAAAAAAAAGAACGGCCCCGAAGGGCCGTCCCTAAATCTACACTTAACCTATTCTCTAATAGAATATTACGCCTTAAAGAACAACTCAATAGACTCCACTTTGAGGGCCCGTTTTTGTCCCTCGAGCTCAAACTCTACCGACTCACCCGGTTTCTTGTTGAGCAAAGCTTGGGCGACAGGGGTAAGGTAGCTAATAATGTTCTTCTCGGGAGCTGAGTCCCAAGCTCCAAGAATCGTATAGCGCTCCCGCTGGTTGGAAATCAGGTTCGAAACGTCGACATGAGTTCCTATGCTGACGATGTCGGATTTTGCGTTGGCAAAATCCGTGCCCCGAGCTCGAATGAGTTGAGCCTCTAGTTCGGCCTTGCGTCGCATGAGAATCTTCTGCATCTCCTTCGCCGCCTTATACTCATGGTTCTCGCGCAAGTCCCCATAACTTCGAGCAATGGCGATTTCCTTCGAGTTGGCGGGGATGGTCTTCTGAACGAGTTCGTTGTATTCGAGTTTGCGTCGTTCGAGGCTCTCCCAGGATACCACGAGCCCGTTGTCCTGCTTGGATTGCTCGCCAGAGATGAGACTTTGGACCGCCGGGTAGCTCTTGACGATCCGCGCGAGCAAGGAGCGCTTGTCCATGTCGTCGAAGCAGGGCGAGAGTTGAAGAGCCCGCGTCAAGTCCTTGATCACCTCCAAATCGGCTGAACCGATCAAGTCGACCAGCAACTGCTGATCATCCATGATGTAATCCCGCAAGCGGTTGGACTTTTTCTCATTAAACTGGTCGCGCTCGATCGCGGTGAGCATGGCCCGAAACACTTCCGGACCGAGGATGTCCGCGAAGGAGTCTGAGCGCTCCTTGGCCAACCAGAGAAGCAATTCACTACTGGCGCTGTGGCGACTGATCAGCATCGCCAATGCGTCCTTGAGTTGAGGCATCTTTCCTTCGGAGATCAGCATCGTCGCACATTCACCGGTCGCCTTTGCGGAGAGGCTGTTCAAGGATCCGAGCAACGCCTCGTGCCAAAGAGTGGGAGCCGAATCACGGAACGACTGCAACGCCCTCTTGTGCTTCCCAATGGAGATCTGCTCAAAAATTTGAGCAAACTTGATGTCCTGACTCCAAACTGCCGTGGTCTTGATTTCGTCAGCAGACGGGGTCAACCCAGCAGCGGCACACAGATCGTCCCGAACGAAGATGCCTTCGAGTGCCACGGAGGGTTGGGTCCGAAGATAGGTCGCAATTTCGCCGTTGAGGGCAGCGATCATCTCATTCGCAACCGTGGCCCGATCCGTCAAGTCTGAGAAGCTCTTGAGAGCCTCGTTGCAAGACGTAGTCTTGGCTTTCAAACCTTTGGCCGATCGGAATTCGGAAAGCAGTCGTTCGGATAGCGCCGTTTCCTGCACTTGATAGATGATGGCGTCAGACTTCTTGGCAGGGATCTGGAAATGCCCATCCTTCTTCATTTCTTTCTTCGCAACCTCCCACCATTTGCGCCAATCGTCGGCAATAACGTCAGGCACCAACACCTGTTGGATCTGCTCGAGAGTAGCCCGGCCACTGAAGCTCTGGATTACCAACTTAATCAAGTCTAGATGATGCAGGGCTGCCATTTGCCGCAACCCCTCAAGATCAGCCGCCTTGCGCGCCAGGATATGGTCCCGAGGAATGGGGCGAAGAGATTCGGCCGCAAATCCGAGATCCATGTAGTGTCCAGACTTGGTCTGGAAATCGATGGTAAATCTCGAAAAGACCGTATCAATGGCTTTGATGCGGCCAAACCCCCAACTGCGGTGATGGCAATACCCACTGGTGGTAAGAGCAACCAAGGCCTCGATGTGCTTTACTTCGAGCTTCCCGGCTGCGGCCAGCTTTTCAAACTCTTCTCTCATAGATTACGGTGCTGAAAATTCGTGAGTCCTGACGTATTTCCCTTTATTAAAGCTTGCGCGTGGAAAAACCAAGACAAATTGCCTTCAGGGTACTTCAGCGCCATGCTGAAAGTGATGAGTATGTCGAAGATGTACTCTCGGCCGAACTGAGAAACAGCCCGCTCGCAGGGAGCGACCGTGGCCTGACTCATGAACTCGTGTGCGGAGTGGTTCGGCTTCAGCGAGCTCTGGATTGGATGATCGACCGGCGTACCGATGGCAGACCCCAGCAACCCATCATCCGCACGATTCTTCGGCTGGGCTTGTACCAGCTTCTATGGCTCGAGCGAGTGCCTCCACATGCCGCAGTGAACGAAACCGTGGAGCTCGCGAAGGCGCTCAACTTGGGACCCATCGCCGGCTTCATCAACGCTGTAATGCGCGGTGTCGCAGGATCACTGCCTGAGACCAGACTCGCTCTCAAGGAACTCGAAAGCACAAATCCGGATATCGCCTTCTCCCATCCAGGGTGGTTGTGCCGAAGATGGGAGGAACATTGGGGTCGGGAGAACATGCTCAAACTGATTCAATGGAATAATTTGCCGCCCCGTATCTACGCCCGATTGAACACCCTGAAGATCACCCAAGCCGCCCTCGAAGAAGCGTGGCGTGATGAGAAAGTGGTTTTTGAGCGACGCAGCTTCCCTTGGGCCACCAGATTTGTAATTTACGAGCTGATTGAACACCCTCCCATCGCCCACCTGAAGTCGTTTCTAGAGGGGGGTTTTTACATTCAGGACCCCAGTACGTTGCTGGCCGTCGAAACCATGGACCCGCAGCCTGGAGAAACCGTGCTCGACCTCTGCGCCGCCCCCGGAGGCAAGACAAGTTTGATTGCTCAGCAGATGCAGAACCGCGGGCAAATCATCGCGCAGGACACGCACCGAGCTCGACTTCTGCGATTGCGAGATAACTGTTCAAGGCTGGGCGTAAGCATCGTCCGAGCATCCTCCAGCACAGGGGTAACTCATCCGGAACTTAGCCTCAGTTTCGATCGCATTCTGGTCGATGCGCCATGCTCCAACACCGGAGTTACGCGGCGTCGTGTCGACCTCCGCTGGCGCGTCAAAGCTGAGGAGATCTACCGACTTCAATCCACCCAGCAAGAATTGCTCGCCGATGCGGCGGTCCAACTCAAGCCAGGGGGATTGCTGGTCTACAGCACCTGCAGCCTTGAGCCAGAGGAGAACCAAGCCGTCAGCAAGTGGTTTGTCTCTCAGCACCAGGACTTTAGGTGTGTGCAGGAACAACAGCTAAAACCCTTCGAACACGCGGTTGATGGAGCTTTTGTAGCGGCCTTCCGCAAGCGACCCCATCCCGGAACCCATTCCGCTGTTGACAATATCAGCAGGAGGCCCGATGGTTCATCGGTAAGTTAATCAAATTACTAATGATATGAGCGCGTCTTCCGAAGCCAAACTCTCGCACAACGAGATAATCAAGCAGGCCATCCCTACGCTTGCTGGCAACATTGGCAGTACTTTGGCGGATGCATCTCTGGATCGCTTTTCGGAGGACGACACTCAGTTCCTTAAGTTCCACGGCATCTACCAACAGGACGACCGGGACAAGCGCAAGACCGGGAAGTTCTTCATGTTCATGATCCGGGGGCGCATTCCGGGTGGTGTGTTGAACGCGAACCAATATGGAGTGTTTGACGATTTGGCCAACCAGTATGGCAACTCGACCTTGCGGATCACCTCGCGACAGAGCTTCCAGTTCCATGGCGTCGTCAAGCAGGGGCTCGGAAAAGTGATGAAGGGCATCAACGAGAGCTTGCTGGACACGCTGGCCGCTTGTGGGGACGTCAATCGTAATGTCATGTCTCCCCCCACCCCGGCCACCAATGCACTGGGTGCACAAGTATTGGAAGATGCCCGCCTCGTTTCTCAGGCGCTCCTACCTAAAACCAAGGCGTATCACTCGATCTGGGTGGAAGGTGTGCAGCTAAACCTAGAGGATCCGGAGAACAAGGAGTTCAGCGATCCTCTCTACGGCAAGACCTATCTGCCGCGCAAATTTAAGGTCGCCTTCGCCATCCCACCGTTGAACGACACCGACGTGTTGACGAATTGCATGGGGTTCATTGCGATCGAAGAGCACGGGAAGCTGCTCGGCTACAACCTAACCGCTGGAGGCGGCCTGGGGATGAGCCACGGTAACGCTGAAACGTTCCCGCGGGTAGCCGATGTGATCGGATTCATAACGCCCGAGCAACTGGTCCCGATTTCCAAAGGCGTGCTCACCGTCCACCGGGATTTCGGCGACCGAACCAACCGCAAACATGCCCGTCTGAAATACGTGCTCGAAGATAAGGGCGTCGAGTGGTTCCGCAACGAACTCCAGCAGCGCACCGGCATCCAGCTTCAGCCGGCCAAGCCCTTCAGATTCGAGAAGCAGGGGGATCTCTTCGGCTGGCATCCTCAGCAGGACGGCGGGCTCTTCCTCGGACTTTACGTGGAAACCGGCCGCATCAAGGACGAGGGGACCTACCAGCTCAAGACTGCATTGCGCAAAATCGTCGACGCCTATAAGCCCGAAATTCGGCTCACGCCATCCCAAAACATCGTCCTATCGAACCTGAAAGCCACCGACCGCGAGGCGATCACCAAGTTGCTAGCGCAGCACGGCATCCCTGTGGACAACCAAGCAACCGCTATCCGGCGGGCCTCCATGGCCTGCCCTGCTCTGCCGACATGCGGATTGGCGCTGGCTGAATCAGAGCGTTATCTCCCGGGTTTGTTGAGCCGTGTAGAAAGTTTGCTTGCCGAACTCGGGCTGAGCCAACAGGAACTGGTGATCCGCATGACCGGCTGCCCCAACGGCTGCGCTCGCCCTTATATGGCCGAAATCGGATTCGTGGGCAGGGCTCCGGGCAAATATAACATCCTGCTCGGCGGAAACGAATCAAGCACCCGGCTCAACCGATCCTACCGCGACAATGTCAAAGATGCCGATGTGATCCCGGAACTTAGGACAGTTCTGGGTCGCTACGCCAAGGAGCGACAACCGGCCGAGGCTTTCGGCGATTGGTGTGCTCGCGTGCTTTGGAACGAGACGGCCCAAGCTTGAAGGGCAAGCCTCCCCCACACGAAACCTTAGGCTCCGCAGAGTCTCCGCCATGCTCACTGCATCCGAAGTCAAACGCCTCAACGAACGGTTCGACGTAGCTCCAACTCAGGAAATCCTGGCTTGGGCTTGGGAAAAGTTCGGCGCGCGCGCCGCTATCGGCACGAGTTTTCAGGGGGCTGGGCTCGTGATGATGCACCTGGCCAAGGCCCATGGGCTCCCGTTCCCCGTTTTCACAGTAGATACCAATCTGCTCTTCCCCGAAACCTACGCTCTCAAGCGCCGGCTAGAGGACTTCTTTGGAGCGCCCATTGAAGGTCTCCAACCCGACCTCACCCTCAAACAGCAGGAGGAAGCTCAAGGGCCTGAACTCTGGAAACGGAACCCAGACTTGTGCTGCACCATGCGCAAGGTCATGCCCCTGCAAGCTAAGCTCTCGGATCTACACTGCTGGATTACCGGACTCCGCCGCCAGCAATCTGCCACCCGATCCGAGATCGGGATCGTCGAGGTCTATGTGTTCGATGAGTCCGAGGGACGAGACATCGTCAAACTCAATCCCATGGCCAATTGGAGCCGGGATGCAGTCTGGAAATACCTGCATGAACACGGGATACCCTACAACCCGCTCCACGACCAAGGCTATCGCTCCATCGGATGCCAACCCTGCACAGAAAAGTCGGCGGGCGGCGAAAATGAGCGAGCCGGCCGCTGGACCGGCTTCAACAAGGTCGAGTGCGGTATCCACACCTTCCTGCCCAAAAAGGTCGATTTTCAGATCTGAAATCTCTTAATCGCGAAACGTCATGGACTACCTGTCTAAACTGGAAAATCAGAGTATTTATATTATGCGGGAGGCCTTCAACAAGTTCGAGAACCTGGCCATGCTTTGGAGCATTGGCAAAGACTCGACAGTGTTGCTTTGGCTGGCGCGCAAAGCCTTCTTAGGGCACGTCCCGTTCCCTCTGGTTCATGTGGACACCACCTATAAGATCCCCTCGATGATCGAGTATCGCGATCGCTTGGCGAAGGAATGGGGACTGCAGCTGATCGTGGGCAAGAATGAGGAGGTCCTGAAAACCGGTGTGACCTATCCGAACGGCAAGGCTACCCGTGTCGAATGCTGCGGCACGCTCAAGAAGGACGGACTGAAGCAAGTCCTCGAGAAACACCACTTCACGGGAGTGATCGTCGGAGTCCGCCGCGACGAGGAGCCAACCCGCGCCAAAGAGCGCTACTTTAGTCCGCGCGACAAGAACATGGAGTGGAATGTGGAGGACCAGCCGCCCGAGCTGTGGGACCAATTCAAGACTGACTTCGACAAAGACACCCACATTCGGATTCACCCGCTCCTCCACTGGACCGAGCTGAACATTTGGGAATACATCCAGCGGGAAAACATGCCCATCAGCCCCCTCTACTTCGCGAACGAGAAGGGCGAGCGCTACCGCAGCCTGGGATGCTACCCCTGCACCTTCCCGATCAAGTCCAACGCCAAGACGATCAGCGAGATCATCACCGAACTCCGCGGCACCAAGGTCCCCGAGCGTTCGGGTCGGGCTCAAGACAAGGAAAGCGAGGACGCTTTCGAGAAGTTGCGCCGCGACGGCTACATGTAACCCTGAACTTCCCATCCATGCAGACCTCATCCATCCCCTCAGAGCAGCTGAAGATCGTGATCGTCGGACACGTCGATCATGGGAAATCAACTTTCGTAGGACGACTCTTTAACGACACTGGATCACTCCCCGAAGGCAAACTGGAACAGCTCCAGAAGATTGCCGAACGCCGAGGCGTCCCGTTTGAATGGGCGAACCTGATGGACGCTCTCCAGTCTGAGCGAGATCAGAACATCACCATCGACACGGCACAGATCTGGTTTCAGACCCAGAGACGGCAATACGTCATCATCGACGCTCCGGGCCACAAGGAGTTCCTCAAGAACATGATCACGGGCGCAGCGAACGCCGAGGCGGCCCTGCTCTTGATTGATGCCCATGAAGGAGTCCAGGAAAACTCGCGGCGGCACGGATACTTGCTCAATTTGCTCGGCATCCGCCAGATCGCGGTGCTCGTGAACAAGATGGACCTGGAGAACTATTCGGAAGAAAAGTTCCGCTCCATCGAAGAAGAATACCGAGTCTGGCTTAAGAGCATCGGAGTCACCCCCAAGGTCTTCATCCCGATCGCAGCGAAAATGGGGGACAACATCGCTACTCGCAGCACGAACATGAGCTGGTGGCAGGGCCCCACCGTTCTGGAAGCTCTCGATCAGTTCAACGTCACCGACCTCCCCGACCACCAACCCCTCCGCTTTCCGATTCAGGACGTCTATCGCTTTGATGATCGCCGGATCCTGGCCGGGCGCATCGAGGCCGGCCGGATCAAAGTGGGTGACAAGCTGGTTTTCGCGCCCAGCAATAAAACCAGCACGGTCAAAACGATCGAACGCTGGAACTCCCCCCAAAGCGACTCTGCCAGTGCCGGCGAATCCATCGGCGTTACCCTAACGGAGCAAGTCTTTGTGGAACGCGGTGCTGTCGCAGCCCTGGAGACTGATCCTCCCTACGAACTGACGCGCTTCAAGGCGCGGCTTTTTTGGCTTGGGAAGCAGCCCTTCCGTCCCGGAAAGACCTACAAGCTAAAACTGGCAACCCAGGAAGCGGAGTGCACGATCGAGTCCATCGAAACCATCATCGATGCCTCTACCCTAGGAACACTCGACCGTCCAAAGCACGATCGCTACATCGGTCGCCACGAGGTCGGG contains:
- the cysC gene encoding adenylyl-sulfate kinase — its product is MQTSSIPSEQLKIVIVGHVDHGKSTFVGRLFNDTGSLPEGKLEQLQKIAERRGVPFEWANLMDALQSERDQNITIDTAQIWFQTQRRQYVIIDAPGHKEFLKNMITGAANAEAALLLIDAHEGVQENSRRHGYLLNLLGIRQIAVLVNKMDLENYSEEKFRSIEEEYRVWLKSIGVTPKVFIPIAAKMGDNIATRSTNMSWWQGPTVLEALDQFNVTDLPDHQPLRFPIQDVYRFDDRRILAGRIEAGRIKVGDKLVFAPSNKTSTVKTIERWNSPQSDSASAGESIGVTLTEQVFVERGAVAALETDPPYELTRFKARLFWLGKQPFRPGKTYKLKLATQEAECTIESIETIIDASTLGTLDRPKHDRYIGRHEVGELTLRTKRPIAFDAHDEIVVTGRFVIVDGLEVSGGGIVVNDNYPRRTSDSLHKSHNIFWSHGKITTEQRVARNGHRGRVVWLTGLSGSGKSTLATELERELFIQGKHAYILDGDNVRHGLCKDLGFSPEDRTENIRRVGEVAKLMADAGIICITAFISPYRSDRDIVRNIMKPGEFVEIHVNAPLEICEQRDPKGLYAKARANEIKEFTGISAPYEAPLKPEIELCTDKLSVAESISKVLEYLHMQDDDAPAMI
- a CDS encoding NADPH-dependent assimilatory sulfite reductase hemoprotein subunit is translated as MSASSEAKLSHNEIIKQAIPTLAGNIGSTLADASLDRFSEDDTQFLKFHGIYQQDDRDKRKTGKFFMFMIRGRIPGGVLNANQYGVFDDLANQYGNSTLRITSRQSFQFHGVVKQGLGKVMKGINESLLDTLAACGDVNRNVMSPPTPATNALGAQVLEDARLVSQALLPKTKAYHSIWVEGVQLNLEDPENKEFSDPLYGKTYLPRKFKVAFAIPPLNDTDVLTNCMGFIAIEEHGKLLGYNLTAGGGLGMSHGNAETFPRVADVIGFITPEQLVPISKGVLTVHRDFGDRTNRKHARLKYVLEDKGVEWFRNELQQRTGIQLQPAKPFRFEKQGDLFGWHPQQDGGLFLGLYVETGRIKDEGTYQLKTALRKIVDAYKPEIRLTPSQNIVLSNLKATDREAITKLLAQHGIPVDNQATAIRRASMACPALPTCGLALAESERYLPGLLSRVESLLAELGLSQQELVIRMTGCPNGCARPYMAEIGFVGRAPGKYNILLGGNESSTRLNRSYRDNVKDADVIPELRTVLGRYAKERQPAEAFGDWCARVLWNETAQA
- a CDS encoding phosphoadenylyl-sulfate reductase yields the protein MLTASEVKRLNERFDVAPTQEILAWAWEKFGARAAIGTSFQGAGLVMMHLAKAHGLPFPVFTVDTNLLFPETYALKRRLEDFFGAPIEGLQPDLTLKQQEEAQGPELWKRNPDLCCTMRKVMPLQAKLSDLHCWITGLRRQQSATRSEIGIVEVYVFDESEGRDIVKLNPMANWSRDAVWKYLHEHGIPYNPLHDQGYRSIGCQPCTEKSAGGENERAGRWTGFNKVECGIHTFLPKKVDFQI
- a CDS encoding GreA/GreB family elongation factor, with protein sequence MREEFEKLAAAGKLEVKHIEALVALTTSGYCHHRSWGFGRIKAIDTVFSRFTIDFQTKSGHYMDLGFAAESLRPIPRDHILARKAADLEGLRQMAALHHLDLIKLVIQSFSGRATLEQIQQVLVPDVIADDWRKWWEVAKKEMKKDGHFQIPAKKSDAIIYQVQETALSERLLSEFRSAKGLKAKTTSCNEALKSFSDLTDRATVANEMIAALNGEIATYLRTQPSVALEGIFVRDDLCAAAGLTPSADEIKTTAVWSQDIKFAQIFEQISIGKHKRALQSFRDSAPTLWHEALLGSLNSLSAKATGECATMLISEGKMPQLKDALAMLISRHSASSELLLWLAKERSDSFADILGPEVFRAMLTAIERDQFNEKKSNRLRDYIMDDQQLLVDLIGSADLEVIKDLTRALQLSPCFDDMDKRSLLARIVKSYPAVQSLISGEQSKQDNGLVVSWESLERRKLEYNELVQKTIPANSKEIAIARSYGDLRENHEYKAAKEMQKILMRRKAELEAQLIRARGTDFANAKSDIVSIGTHVDVSNLISNQRERYTILGAWDSAPEKNIISYLTPVAQALLNKKPGESVEFELEGQKRALKVESIELFFKA
- a CDS encoding sulfate adenylyltransferase subunit 2 codes for the protein MDYLSKLENQSIYIMREAFNKFENLAMLWSIGKDSTVLLWLARKAFLGHVPFPLVHVDTTYKIPSMIEYRDRLAKEWGLQLIVGKNEEVLKTGVTYPNGKATRVECCGTLKKDGLKQVLEKHHFTGVIVGVRRDEEPTRAKERYFSPRDKNMEWNVEDQPPELWDQFKTDFDKDTHIRIHPLLHWTELNIWEYIQRENMPISPLYFANEKGERYRSLGCYPCTFPIKSNAKTISEIITELRGTKVPERSGRAQDKESEDAFEKLRRDGYM
- the rsmB gene encoding 16S rRNA (cytosine(967)-C(5))-methyltransferase RsmB; its protein translation is MEKPRQIAFRVLQRHAESDEYVEDVLSAELRNSPLAGSDRGLTHELVCGVVRLQRALDWMIDRRTDGRPQQPIIRTILRLGLYQLLWLERVPPHAAVNETVELAKALNLGPIAGFINAVMRGVAGSLPETRLALKELESTNPDIAFSHPGWLCRRWEEHWGRENMLKLIQWNNLPPRIYARLNTLKITQAALEEAWRDEKVVFERRSFPWATRFVIYELIEHPPIAHLKSFLEGGFYIQDPSTLLAVETMDPQPGETVLDLCAAPGGKTSLIAQQMQNRGQIIAQDTHRARLLRLRDNCSRLGVSIVRASSSTGVTHPELSLSFDRILVDAPCSNTGVTRRRVDLRWRVKAEEIYRLQSTQQELLADAAVQLKPGGLLVYSTCSLEPEENQAVSKWFVSQHQDFRCVQEQQLKPFEHAVDGAFVAAFRKRPHPGTHSAVDNISRRPDGSSVS